The genomic DNA AAACCGGATGCTGGAAGTTAGAAAAAAAGCTTCTAATATCCAACTACTAGCAGTATGTACTTATTAGACACTATGTTTGTAAAGTATAAGTTCGGTGCCTCTAAAATAATAAATAAATTAGAGGCACAAACTAAAAATACAAACATATGGAAAACAAAAGTAATAAATTAGATTTTAGCAATCAAGAAGTATATGTCGGACTTGATGTTCATAAAAAAGGGATCAAGCAAGAAAGTTGAGGAGGTAAAATAAAAACATCATATTTTATAGCAAATCTAAAGCAATCCGCCATTTCTGTATATTTCAATTTGCACTTCAGAAAATTTATTTATAAAAGCAGATTTTTCATTTTTAAGATTTGTTATTTGTCCTGTTTCAAAATCCACTTTTATTCTGTCACCGTCCTGCAAATCAATTGTAGCAAGTATTTCGGTGTTGTACGTTAAAATAGGTAACGCCGCGTTAATTGCATTTCGTTCATAAATTGCACCGAAAGATTCTGCTAAAATACAGGAAATTCCTAGTGAAAGAAAACAATCAACAGCTTGCTGACGTGAACTGCCTGCACCAAAATTTTTCGATGCAATAACAATATCTCCGCTTTGTGCTTTTTTCGAAAAATCTTCAAAGCCGCTAAGATTACCGAAAGTATATTGTCCCATTTCTTTAACATCGGTAATTGCGATATATCTATTATGATAAATCATATCTGTGTCAATATTATCTTTTTTTACAAGCCAAACTCTGCCTTCAACTAAAAGTGATTTATTTTTATCTGTTGTTTTCTTTTCTTTTATTTCGCATCCTGTAACACCTGTTGATTCAAACATTGCAGGAATTTCAGGAATATCATCGGGAGTGGTGATATAGCCGGCAACAGCAGATGCAGCAACTACTTCGGGTGATGCAAGATAAACCAAACCCTTGCCTTGTTTTCCTTCAAAATTTCTGTTGCCTGTGCTTATTGTAACTTCACCGGGTCCGTTCTGACCAATTTGTCCTGCGGCGCATCCAGCGCATCCAGGATTTGATACCATTGCTCCGGCATCTTTAAATATAGTAACCAATTTTTCTTTTAATGCCTGATTCCATATTTCATCGGTTGCAGGAACTATTTTTAAAACAACACCGGGTGCAACTTTTTTACCTTTAAGAATTTTAGCAGCAGCACGTAAATCTTGCATTCTGCCATTTGTACAACTTCCGATAAATGCAGAATCAATTTTTGTTTTCTTGATATCAGCAACAGGAGAATTATCATGGGGATGTCCTGGTTTTGCAACCATCGGAACAAATTTGTTAACTTTTATATCAATTACTTTCTCATAAACTGCATCAGAGTCGGCAATTATCAAATCAATTTTTCTTCCTGTTTTTAATTCGCAATAATTTATTATTTCAAGCGATGGAGTAAAGAAAATAATTATTGCTCCCATTTCCGTTGCCATTGATGAAATTGTTATTCTTTCGTCTAGAGTAAGTTTATCCGATGCTTCACCGCATATTTCAACAGAATAACCAAGAAGTTTATTTGCTCCGAAAATTGACAAGAGATTTAAAGCAATATCTTTTGCAGTAATATTTTTTTTCTTTTTACCAATAAAATTTATTTTTACAGAATGTGGTACTTTAAACCAAACTGCACCTTTTGCAAAGGCGGCAGCAATATCCTGGTCGCCCATACCTTGTCCGAATGAGCCAATTGCACCCATTATATTTGCATGCGAGTCGGTGGAAACAAAGGTGCTTCCGGGCCAAACCAAACCATTATCAATTGCAATGTGAGTACCAATTCCTGTATTCACATCATATATTTTAATATTATTTTGCCTTGCATATTGGCGACAATATTGTTGGTTTGCTGCATAATTCTGGTCAGAACCACCGGGATTGCAATCAAAAGTAAAAATAGTTTTTAAAGGATTTTCAATAGCAAGACAATTGTCGGTTAAGTTTTTTACAACATTTGCCCCGCCAAAATCTCGTGCTGCACGTATATCTATTTTTACATCAATAATTTCATCGGGTTTTACAATAGTTTTACCGGAATGAAATGCGAGAATTTTTTC from Bacteroidales bacterium includes the following:
- a CDS encoding aconitase/3-isopropylmalate dehydratase large subunit family protein; the encoded protein is MTIIEKILAFHSGKTIVKPDEIIDVKIDIRAARDFGGANVVKNLTDNCLAIENPLKTIFTFDCNPGGSDQNYAANQQYCRQYARQNNIKIYDVNTGIGTHIAIDNGLVWPGSTFVSTDSHANIMGAIGSFGQGMGDQDIAAAFAKGAVWFKVPHSVKINFIGKKKKNITAKDIALNLLSIFGANKLLGYSVEICGEASDKLTLDERITISSMATEMGAIIIFFTPSLEIINYCELKTGRKIDLIIADSDAVYEKVIDIKVNKFVPMVAKPGHPHDNSPVADIKKTKIDSAFIGSCTNGRMQDLRAAAKILKGKKVAPGVVLKIVPATDEIWNQALKEKLVTIFKDAGAMVSNPGCAGCAAGQIGQNGPGEVTISTGNRNFEGKQGKGLVYLASPEVVAASAVAGYITTPDDIPEIPAMFESTGVTGCEIKEKKTTDKNKSLLVEGRVWLVKKDNIDTDMIYHNRYIAITDVKEMGQYTFGNLSGFEDFSKKAQSGDIVIASKNFGAGSSRQQAVDCFLSLGISCILAESFGAIYERNAINAALPILTYNTEILATIDLQDGDRIKVDFETGQITNLKNEKSAFINKFSEVQIEIYRNGGLL